A DNA window from Mucilaginibacter xinganensis contains the following coding sequences:
- a CDS encoding nuclear transport factor 2 family protein, whose protein sequence is MKTLKSIMLGLALLVVCGAAKANTTDDKLTANYAINTFVDAMTHGKTAGLSDVLDKSAEFNMVRGKTVLSYSKTQMLEFLNSNKNIEQACTTSTSVVESNASVTIVKVAMKFDGFVRNNYVTLANTGNGWKITNVYSTFK, encoded by the coding sequence ATGAAAACTTTAAAATCAATTATGCTGGGCTTAGCACTACTGGTGGTATGCGGCGCAGCAAAAGCAAATACCACCGATGATAAATTAACTGCAAATTATGCAATCAATACATTTGTTGATGCAATGACGCACGGTAAAACAGCAGGATTAAGTGATGTTTTAGATAAATCGGCCGAGTTTAACATGGTGCGGGGCAAAACAGTACTTAGTTACAGCAAAACTCAAATGCTTGAATTTTTAAACAGCAACAAAAACATTGAACAAGCTTGTACTACCAGCACATCTGTTGTTGAAAGTAATGCAAGCGTGACCATTGTAAAAGTGGCCATGAAGTTCGACGGTTTTGTACGCAATAACTATGTGACCCTTGCCAATACCGGAAACGGCTGGAAAATCACCAACGTGTACAGCACTTTTAAATAA
- a CDS encoding DUF4265 domain-containing protein, with translation MGKIIFEYQDLEDNYALESAWAEKQGEYYKLCNILFYAPGYSWGDIVSVEDRNGELYVTDLIEESGHSTIRIIFYTKEIIEPTIQQLNGFGCTYEGSNIAKLISVDVPLTVNYKPIKEFLTEGEIKKLWSYEESCLAHEID, from the coding sequence ATGGGAAAGATAATATTTGAATACCAAGATTTAGAAGATAATTATGCTTTAGAAAGTGCGTGGGCTGAGAAACAAGGCGAGTATTATAAGTTATGCAATATACTATTCTATGCACCCGGATATTCTTGGGGTGACATAGTAAGTGTTGAGGATAGAAACGGTGAATTGTACGTGACTGACCTGATTGAAGAATCTGGGCATAGTACTATACGAATCATATTCTATACGAAAGAAATTATTGAACCCACAATACAGCAACTGAATGGCTTTGGGTGTACTTATGAAGGAAGCAATATTGCGAAATTGATATCGGTGGATGTTCCACTCACAGTTAATTACAAACCGATCAAAGAATTTCTTACTGAAGGTGAAATAAAGAAGTTGTGGAGTTATGAAGAGTCTTGTTTAGCTCATGAAATAGATTAA
- a CDS encoding threonine synthase, producing the protein MISDIETETGTLITNLTCPECGTSYNAAVIHTVCTNEACKSTLFAVYNLQAGIDKSILSGRPATMWRYKEFLPVFEEKNIVTLGEGFTPIIPVENLKRFIGDNEVYWKDESGNPTGSFKARGISAAVSKAKELGIDVIATPTAGNAGGALAAYAARAAIKAVVYMPKQTPQVFKDECRLYGADLVEIDGNISDCGRLVNELAAVNGWFQVSTLKEPYRLEGKKTMGYEIAEQFNWQLPDVILYPTGGGTGLIGMWKAFDELEQLGWTGSKRPRMVAVQSESCNGIVTAFNAGKQVSEFADGGFTIANGLRVPKPYADKLILRVLRETQGAAITIGDGEMSAAVKEIARHEGMLVAPEGAALWQAFKKLKATNWIKPGDKVLMINTGSGYKYLENIAI; encoded by the coding sequence ATGATCAGTGATATTGAAACGGAGACAGGTACTCTGATAACGAATTTAACGTGCCCTGAATGCGGCACCAGCTATAATGCTGCGGTTATTCATACGGTTTGCACAAATGAGGCCTGTAAATCAACCTTGTTTGCTGTTTACAATTTACAGGCAGGCATTGATAAGTCTATTTTGAGCGGGCGACCGGCTACCATGTGGCGCTACAAGGAGTTTTTGCCGGTGTTTGAAGAAAAGAACATAGTTACCCTAGGAGAAGGCTTTACACCCATCATCCCGGTAGAAAATTTAAAACGCTTTATTGGTGATAACGAAGTTTACTGGAAGGATGAATCAGGTAACCCTACCGGTTCGTTCAAGGCAAGGGGAATTAGCGCGGCGGTATCAAAAGCGAAGGAGCTGGGGATTGACGTTATAGCAACCCCCACTGCCGGGAACGCAGGCGGCGCTTTGGCAGCTTATGCGGCACGTGCCGCGATAAAAGCCGTGGTGTACATGCCCAAACAAACCCCGCAGGTTTTTAAAGATGAATGCCGCCTGTACGGGGCCGATTTGGTTGAGATTGACGGCAACATCAGCGATTGCGGCCGGCTGGTAAATGAACTGGCTGCTGTTAACGGCTGGTTCCAGGTATCAACCTTAAAAGAACCTTACCGCCTGGAAGGCAAAAAAACCATGGGCTATGAAATTGCCGAGCAGTTTAACTGGCAGCTGCCCGACGTGATCCTGTACCCCACAGGCGGTGGCACCGGGCTGATAGGCATGTGGAAAGCTTTTGATGAACTGGAGCAGTTGGGCTGGACAGGCAGCAAACGCCCGCGTATGGTGGCCGTACAGTCCGAAAGCTGTAACGGCATTGTAACTGCTTTTAACGCGGGTAAGCAGGTCTCGGAATTTGCCGACGGCGGCTTTACCATAGCCAACGGCTTAAGGGTCCCGAAGCCTTATGCCGACAAACTGATCCTGCGGGTGCTGCGCGAAACCCAGGGCGCTGCCATTACCATAGGCGACGGGGAAATGAGTGCAGCAGTAAAAGAGATAGCCCGCCATGAAGGGATGCTGGTGGCCCCCGAAGGTGCCGCCCTCTGGCAGGCCTTTAAAAAACTAAAAGCTACCAACTGGATAAAACCCGGCGATAAAGTTTTGATGATAAACACCGGCAGCGGGTATAAGTATTTGGAGAATATTGCCATATAA
- a CDS encoding SRPBCC family protein: MSENEVSLHRIIKASPEKIYRAFTEPGAIASWLPPYGFLGTVHEMNVQVGGTYKMSFRNFTTGSSHSFGGVYVEIKPNEFLKYTDKFDDPNLPGVMTTSIWLQKTLVGTELKVLQEGIPSVIPVEMCYLGWQESLEKLNKLVEPEIPDA; the protein is encoded by the coding sequence ATGTCAGAAAACGAAGTTTCATTGCACAGAATTATTAAGGCCTCGCCTGAAAAGATCTATCGCGCATTTACCGAACCCGGCGCAATCGCGTCATGGTTGCCGCCTTATGGTTTTCTTGGTACAGTACACGAAATGAATGTCCAGGTAGGGGGGACGTACAAAATGTCATTCCGGAATTTTACAACCGGTAGCAGCCATTCATTTGGCGGGGTGTATGTGGAAATCAAACCGAATGAGTTTCTGAAATATACAGACAAATTTGATGACCCAAACCTGCCAGGTGTAATGACTACTTCTATTTGGCTTCAAAAAACATTGGTAGGTACAGAATTAAAAGTATTACAGGAAGGAATACCTTCGGTAATACCAGTTGAAATGTGCTACCTGGGTTGGCAGGAATCGCTGGAAAAACTCAATAAGTTGGTAGAGCCTGAAATACCGGATGCGTGA
- a CDS encoding DNA topoisomerase IV subunit B gives MAEAVTYSDDSIRSLDWKEHIRLRPGMYIGKLGDGSAYDDGVYVLLKEIVDNSIDEFVMGAGRTIEISMSDHKVSVRDYGRGIPLGKVIDCVSKINTGGKYDSKAFQKSVGLNGVGTKAVNALSNSFTVQSYRDGRTKLAEFAKGELIRDEPEKETTQRNGTAINFLPDETIFRHYRFIPEFVDSMIWNYVFLNAGLTINFNNQKYFSERGLYDLLTKNTDAENIRYPIIHLKGEDIEIAMTHGQQYGEEYYSFVNGQNTTQGGTHQAAFREAVVKTIREFYKKEFDASDVRASIVAAIAIKVQEPVFESQTKTKLGSQNIGPEGPSVRGFINDFVKKELDNYLHKNPAVADALLKRIMQSERERKDIAGIKKLANERAKKASLHNRKLRDCKVHFDETHERKQETTLFITEGDSASGSITKSRDVMTQAVFSLKGKPLNCFGLTKKVVYENEEFNLLQHALNIEDGLDDLRYNNIVIATDADVDGMHIRLLLMTFFLQFFPDLVKAGHVFILQTPLFRVRNKKETIYCYSDEERRNAIAKLGVKPEITRFKGLGEISPDEFGLFIGKDIRLDPVILKDANIKALLEYFMGKNTPVRQQHIINNLRVEKDDESINPLVAENVDSVELPVAV, from the coding sequence ATGGCAGAAGCTGTAACTTATAGTGATGATAGTATCCGTTCGCTGGATTGGAAAGAGCATATCCGCTTACGGCCCGGGATGTATATTGGTAAGCTGGGCGATGGATCAGCTTATGACGATGGCGTTTATGTTTTACTGAAGGAAATAGTTGATAACTCAATAGATGAGTTTGTTATGGGTGCCGGCAGAACCATCGAGATCAGCATGAGCGATCACAAAGTGTCTGTTCGTGATTACGGTCGCGGCATCCCGTTAGGAAAGGTGATTGATTGCGTATCCAAAATAAACACTGGTGGTAAATATGACAGCAAGGCCTTCCAAAAATCTGTGGGACTTAATGGTGTAGGTACAAAAGCCGTAAATGCACTGTCAAACTCATTTACGGTACAGTCTTACCGCGATGGACGTACCAAGCTGGCCGAATTTGCCAAAGGCGAGCTGATCCGTGATGAGCCTGAAAAAGAAACAACACAACGCAACGGAACAGCTATTAATTTTTTGCCGGATGAAACCATTTTCAGGCATTATCGCTTCATTCCTGAATTTGTTGACAGCATGATCTGGAACTATGTGTTCCTTAATGCCGGCCTTACTATCAATTTTAACAATCAGAAATATTTTTCGGAGCGCGGCCTGTACGACCTGCTCACCAAAAATACCGATGCCGAAAATATCCGCTACCCAATTATTCATTTAAAAGGCGAGGATATTGAAATAGCCATGACCCACGGGCAGCAATACGGCGAGGAATATTACTCTTTCGTAAACGGGCAGAATACCACGCAAGGTGGTACACACCAGGCCGCCTTTCGCGAGGCAGTGGTAAAAACCATCCGTGAGTTTTACAAAAAAGAATTTGATGCATCGGATGTACGTGCATCTATCGTGGCCGCTATTGCTATTAAAGTGCAGGAGCCGGTGTTTGAGTCGCAAACCAAAACCAAACTCGGTTCACAAAATATTGGGCCCGAAGGGCCTTCCGTGCGGGGCTTTATTAACGACTTTGTTAAAAAAGAGCTGGACAACTACCTTCATAAAAACCCTGCTGTGGCCGATGCCCTGTTAAAACGCATCATGCAATCGGAGCGGGAGCGGAAAGATATTGCCGGAATTAAAAAACTGGCCAATGAGCGCGCTAAAAAGGCCTCTCTTCACAATCGCAAGCTGCGTGACTGCAAAGTGCATTTTGACGAAACCCACGAACGTAAACAGGAAACAACCTTGTTTATTACCGAAGGTGACTCTGCCAGCGGATCAATCACCAAATCGCGCGATGTTATGACCCAGGCTGTGTTCAGCTTAAAAGGAAAGCCGCTAAACTGTTTCGGACTAACCAAAAAAGTAGTTTACGAAAACGAGGAGTTTAACCTGCTGCAGCATGCGCTGAATATTGAAGACGGACTTGACGACCTGCGCTACAACAATATTGTAATAGCAACCGATGCCGATGTGGACGGAATGCACATCAGGCTGTTATTAATGACTTTCTTTTTGCAGTTTTTCCCCGACCTGGTAAAGGCAGGGCATGTTTTTATTTTACAAACACCTTTGTTCCGTGTACGTAATAAAAAGGAAACCATTTATTGCTATAGTGATGAAGAACGCCGTAATGCCATAGCCAAACTGGGAGTTAAACCCGAAATAACGCGATTTAAAGGATTGGGCGAGATCTCGCCCGATGAGTTTGGATTATTTATTGGAAAAGATATTCGCCTTGACCCGGTTATATTGAAAGACGCCAATATTAAAGCCTTACTTGAGTACTTTATGGGTAAAAACACACCTGTAAGACAGCAGCATATCATCAATAACCTAAGGGTTGAAAAAGATGACGAAAGCATTAACCCGCTGGTTGCCGAGAATGTTGATAGTGTGGAATTACCGGTTGCTGTGTAA
- a CDS encoding cytidine deaminase — translation MTEHQLEITFKEYQTLTELDKPGRALCLEAIKAMQGSHSPYSKFRVGAALRLQSGKIIHGSNQENVAYPSGLCAERVALFYWGANHADDPIEAMAVTAATDEFEISQPITSCGSCLQVLAEFEKKQNQPIEIILFCNDGPVWVMNGVDSFLPFLFFEKRLNTEVKG, via the coding sequence ATGACTGAACACCAGCTGGAAATAACATTTAAAGAATACCAAACACTAACAGAACTGGATAAACCCGGGCGTGCGCTTTGCCTGGAAGCGATTAAAGCAATGCAAGGCTCCCATTCGCCTTATTCAAAATTCAGAGTGGGTGCTGCGCTGCGTTTACAAAGTGGTAAAATTATTCATGGCAGTAACCAGGAAAATGTTGCCTATCCATCGGGTTTATGTGCCGAGCGGGTTGCCCTTTTTTATTGGGGCGCAAATCATGCTGATGATCCTATTGAGGCCATGGCAGTAACAGCCGCTACCGATGAGTTTGAAATTTCACAACCCATTACCTCGTGCGGGTCATGCCTGCAGGTTTTGGCCGAGTTTGAAAAAAAACAAAACCAGCCGATAGAAATTATCTTATTCTGTAACGATGGCCCTGTTTGGGTAATGAATGGAGTTGACAGTTTTTTACCCTTTTTATTTTTTGAGAAAAGGTTAAATACCGAAGTAAAGGGATAA
- a CDS encoding HupE/UreJ family protein: protein MFDFAFYFKMGWQHIISADALDHQLFILALACVYAIRDVKRVLILVTAFTIGHSLTLALSVYDVIRFSSKWVEFLIPCTIFVTALNNIFQLDSKGKSARINYYLALCFGLIHGMGFANAIRIMLAKDQSIGLGLFGFNVGLEAGQIIVVAVILLTGLLFLNVFKVKRRDWIFFLSAGVFALSLKMALERMPF from the coding sequence ATGTTCGACTTTGCTTTTTATTTTAAGATGGGCTGGCAGCACATCATTAGTGCCGATGCCCTTGATCATCAGTTGTTTATTTTGGCCCTTGCGTGCGTATATGCCATCCGAGATGTTAAGCGGGTGCTGATATTGGTTACCGCTTTTACCATAGGGCATTCATTAACGCTGGCCCTAAGTGTGTATGATGTGATCAGGTTTTCAAGCAAATGGGTTGAGTTCCTGATTCCGTGCACCATTTTTGTCACCGCTTTAAACAATATATTTCAGCTGGATAGCAAAGGTAAAAGTGCAAGGATAAATTATTATCTTGCGTTGTGTTTTGGTCTTATCCACGGGATGGGTTTTGCCAACGCTATCCGGATCATGCTGGCTAAAGATCAAAGCATTGGTTTAGGACTGTTCGGCTTTAATGTGGGGCTGGAAGCGGGGCAGATAATTGTGGTTGCCGTTATATTACTAACCGGGTTACTGTTCTTAAACGTTTTTAAAGTTAAAAGGCGCGACTGGATCTTTTTCCTTTCGGCCGGGGTATTTGCGTTGTCGCTTAAAATGGCTTTGGAACGAATGCCGTTTTAG
- a CDS encoding DUF6702 family protein — protein MPAKHAAGAFHPIHVSTTNISYNNQDSKLEVICTIFTDDFEAALVKQFHAKTDLNKAEMHAAMDALVKRYVLSNLLVKTGAASLNLNYVGFEINKEATDVYFESDKIQAVKKVDVDVSLLHNLFDDQMNIVHITVGGVRKSEKLDYPNKRVSQVF, from the coding sequence GTGCCCGCAAAACACGCAGCCGGGGCTTTTCACCCCATCCATGTAAGCACCACAAACATCAGTTACAACAACCAGGACAGTAAACTGGAGGTGATCTGCACTATTTTTACAGATGATTTTGAAGCGGCCCTGGTAAAACAGTTCCACGCTAAAACAGACCTTAACAAGGCCGAAATGCATGCCGCAATGGATGCGCTGGTGAAAAGGTACGTCCTCAGTAACCTGCTTGTTAAAACAGGTGCAGCGTCTTTAAATTTAAACTACGTGGGCTTCGAGATTAATAAAGAGGCTACCGATGTTTATTTTGAATCGGATAAGATCCAGGCGGTTAAAAAAGTTGATGTGGATGTAAGCCTGCTGCATAACCTGTTCGACGACCAGATGAACATTGTTCACATTACCGTTGGCGGCGTACGTAAAAGCGAAAAACTGGATTACCCCAATAAAAGGGTAAGCCAGGTGTTTTAA
- a CDS encoding M1 family metallopeptidase, whose amino-acid sequence MKKVFTSLFFTLTIAGFVKAQDIQNNPASNHGNKFEQLGTILNTPNEQRTASGAPGAKYWQQRADYDIKCELDEKNLKLTGAETITYYNNSPDPLDYIWLQLDENQHNNFDNANYQQSSVMPRGAGTLQLDRAEKSNVDNGYGDKITSITDALGKSLPYVVNKTMMRIDLSTPLKPGAKMIFTVKWNYKISDRMSIGGRGGYEYFPGDGNYLFTMTQWYPRLCVYSDFQGWQNHQFTGRGEFALTFGNYKVQMTVPADHIIGATGECINYAAVLSPAELARYNKSKTAKEPVEIVTLDEAKKKEGAPSTAKKTWVFQATNVRDFAWGSSRKFIWDGMGQSVEGKTVMCMSYYGKEAYNLYRKFSTKLVAHTVKSYSSFTFPFPYPVAQSVEAANGMEYPMICFNYGRTEKDGTYSESTKNGMIGVIIHEVGHNYFPMIVNSDERQWTWMDEGLNSFMEYLAEELWDNKYPSKKGAAYTIVDYMKLPKNELEPIMSNSENIVRFGPNAYTKPATALNILRETIMGRKLFDYAFKEYAKRWEFKHPTPADFFRTMGDASGENLDWFWRGWFYGTEAVDISLDSVKVAKADLNGKMPQFNRKPGKVDAPAVNEFDDISKIRNREDKNIKFYVDKDTSVHDFYYKYDRGLAAVDTMKFNNMAKELATPQRSATAEAMTDEDKTKYAGKYFYQLDFSNKGGLVMPIIVEFTYTDGTKQVDRIPAQIWRLNEKHASKFYVQDKEVASIKLDPMRETADIDETNNYWGKMPEPSKFQIFKQKVNAAAARGQSAGVNPMQVSGSGK is encoded by the coding sequence ATGAAAAAAGTTTTTACTTCACTGTTTTTCACTTTAACTATTGCCGGTTTTGTTAAGGCGCAGGATATTCAGAATAATCCCGCCAGCAACCATGGTAACAAGTTTGAGCAATTGGGCACCATTTTAAACACGCCCAATGAACAGCGCACGGCAAGCGGCGCCCCCGGTGCCAAATACTGGCAGCAGCGCGCAGATTACGACATTAAATGCGAACTGGACGAAAAGAACCTGAAACTTACAGGTGCCGAAACCATTACGTACTACAACAACTCGCCCGATCCGCTCGACTATATCTGGCTGCAACTGGATGAAAATCAGCATAACAACTTTGATAACGCCAACTATCAGCAAAGCTCGGTAATGCCGCGCGGCGCAGGTACACTGCAGTTAGACAGGGCCGAAAAATCAAACGTTGACAATGGCTATGGCGATAAAATAACCAGCATTACTGATGCCCTTGGCAAAAGCCTGCCCTACGTTGTAAATAAAACAATGATGCGTATTGACCTTTCGACCCCTTTAAAGCCGGGCGCGAAAATGATCTTTACTGTAAAATGGAACTACAAGATCTCTGACAGGATGAGCATTGGCGGCCGCGGCGGTTACGAATATTTCCCGGGCGACGGTAACTACCTGTTCACCATGACGCAGTGGTACCCGCGCCTGTGTGTTTACAGCGATTTCCAGGGATGGCAGAACCACCAGTTTACCGGCAGGGGCGAGTTTGCCTTAACTTTCGGTAACTATAAGGTGCAGATGACCGTTCCGGCGGATCATATTATAGGCGCTACCGGCGAGTGTATTAACTACGCTGCGGTGTTAAGCCCTGCCGAACTGGCCAGGTATAACAAATCAAAAACAGCAAAAGAGCCGGTTGAAATTGTTACCCTTGACGAAGCCAAAAAGAAAGAAGGCGCGCCAAGCACCGCTAAAAAAACCTGGGTTTTCCAGGCTACCAACGTGCGCGACTTTGCCTGGGGATCATCCCGCAAATTTATCTGGGACGGTATGGGCCAGAGCGTTGAAGGAAAAACCGTTATGTGCATGAGCTATTACGGAAAAGAAGCCTATAACCTGTACCGCAAGTTCTCAACCAAACTGGTTGCGCACACGGTAAAATCGTACTCAAGCTTTACGTTCCCTTTCCCTTATCCTGTTGCGCAAAGTGTTGAGGCTGCAAACGGAATGGAGTACCCGATGATCTGCTTTAACTATGGCCGTACCGAAAAGGATGGCACCTATAGCGAAAGTACCAAAAACGGGATGATAGGTGTAATTATCCACGAGGTTGGGCACAACTATTTCCCGATGATTGTTAACAGCGATGAGCGCCAGTGGACATGGATGGATGAGGGCTTAAACTCATTTATGGAATACCTTGCCGAAGAGCTTTGGGATAACAAATATCCGAGCAAAAAAGGCGCAGCTTATACCATTGTTGATTACATGAAATTGCCCAAGAATGAGCTGGAGCCTATTATGAGCAACTCGGAAAACATCGTGCGTTTTGGGCCAAACGCCTATACCAAGCCGGCTACCGCGCTGAATATTTTGCGTGAAACCATTATGGGGCGTAAGTTATTTGACTATGCCTTTAAAGAATATGCTAAACGCTGGGAATTTAAACACCCTACCCCAGCAGATTTTTTCCGCACTATGGGCGATGCCAGCGGGGAAAACCTGGACTGGTTTTGGAGAGGCTGGTTTTACGGAACCGAAGCTGTTGATATTTCTTTAGACAGCGTTAAAGTTGCCAAAGCCGACCTGAACGGAAAAATGCCGCAGTTTAACAGGAAGCCGGGCAAAGTTGATGCGCCTGCTGTTAATGAGTTTGACGATATCTCGAAGATCCGCAACCGCGAGGATAAAAACATAAAGTTTTATGTAGATAAAGATACCTCGGTACATGATTTTTATTACAAATACGACCGCGGACTTGCGGCTGTTGACACCATGAAGTTTAACAACATGGCTAAGGAGCTTGCAACCCCGCAACGCAGCGCAACTGCCGAGGCTATGACCGACGAGGATAAAACCAAGTATGCCGGCAAGTACTTTTACCAGCTTGACTTTAGCAATAAAGGCGGACTGGTGATGCCGATAATTGTTGAGTTTACTTACACCGATGGCACCAAACAGGTTGACCGCATCCCGGCACAGATCTGGCGGTTGAATGAGAAACACGCTTCGAAATTCTATGTACAGGACAAAGAGGTAGCTTCCATAAAATTAGACCCGATGCGCGAAACAGCAGATATTGACGAAACCAATAACTACTGGGGTAAAATGCCTGAGCCGTCAAAATTCCAGATCTTTAAACAAAAGGTTAATGCAGCCGCAGCGCGTGGCCAATCTGCGGGTGTAAACCCAATGCAGGTATCGGGCAGCGGTAAATAA
- a CDS encoding GDSL-type esterase/lipase family protein, which yields MKAKFILLFLGIALSSQLRAQAGFPFDNEIRDFKHQDSLKFPPKNGILFVGSSSIRKWTDLEQRFPNQPIIRRGVGGCELWQVVDYYTPYILFPYHPRKIFIYAGENDIAAGKTGRFVFEEFQKLWEMIDKKLPDATIYFMSIKPSPSRAKFFTEVETANKLIKNYLNNKPNSTFIDLGSSILKSNTAIPDSSLFEADMLHLNSKGYNKWQAVLEPYVK from the coding sequence ATGAAAGCTAAATTTATTTTACTGTTTTTAGGCATTGCCCTCAGCTCACAACTGCGTGCCCAGGCTGGTTTCCCGTTCGATAACGAAATCAGGGATTTTAAGCATCAGGACAGCCTGAAGTTTCCGCCTAAAAATGGCATCCTTTTCGTCGGCAGCTCGTCTATCCGTAAATGGACCGACCTGGAGCAACGCTTTCCGAACCAGCCCATCATTAGGCGTGGCGTAGGCGGATGCGAATTATGGCAGGTAGTTGATTACTACACGCCTTACATATTGTTCCCTTACCACCCCCGTAAGATCTTTATTTATGCAGGCGAAAATGACATTGCCGCCGGAAAAACCGGCAGGTTTGTTTTTGAGGAATTTCAGAAGCTTTGGGAAATGATCGATAAAAAACTGCCCGACGCCACCATCTATTTTATGTCGATAAAGCCAAGCCCCAGCCGCGCAAAATTCTTTACCGAGGTTGAAACCGCCAATAAGCTGATAAAAAATTACCTTAACAACAAACCCAACAGTACGTTTATTGACCTTGGCTCATCAATTTTAAAAAGCAATACAGCTATCCCTGATTCCTCATTATTTGAAGCAGACATGCTGCACCTTAATAGCAAAGGCTATAATAAGTGGCAAGCAGTACTTGAACCATACGTAAAGTAG